The following coding sequences lie in one Deltaproteobacteria bacterium genomic window:
- a CDS encoding DUF1592 domain-containing protein, translating to MPRLLGCPLALLALLAAPACYTGLGPAGSGDAEATAAGGDGSSDGGGAEGGASDTGTGEPDRPDPAIGDLHTAIGVRRLSKFEYGNTVRDLLGVVGAEQGLADEQKVEYLSNNAHAKQLGLAELETFSRAAEQAAAAAVPMMSLAPGCTPATADAACVDAWLPSFLRRSFRRPVTADEIARYGGLFDARVAAGDAPADAVALVLEAVLMSPHFLYRPELGTAGPGQEGPLAPYEVASRLSYLLWGTMPDDALLDAADADTLADAEQIAQQAERMLVDPRAQDGVVRFVSEWLGTDGAQVVKKAAEVTAGLPATLQQDLEQETRRFVYDAMLGKSPSLTTLLTSSSSFANETVASIYGVEGVSGPEFRAVELDPDTRRGILTQPLLLAAHTKESGFSVVQMGRFVRERLLCQEVPPPPPNVDTTLDDTPESAGLTYREHLTQLTGEGSCNACHKLLNAPGFAYMGFDAIGRVMTEDLLGRPLDTHGTLTALDGVDVEFDDLAGMVDAIADSQAVRGCFARRYLEYAFGRTLAPEDVALYHRLAAGLEAGDGEFPAFVAALVLSDEFARTGPFAE from the coding sequence ATGCCCCGTCTGCTCGGATGCCCGCTCGCCTTGCTCGCGCTGCTCGCTGCGCCCGCGTGCTACACGGGGCTGGGCCCGGCGGGCTCGGGCGACGCCGAGGCCACGGCGGCTGGCGGCGACGGCTCGAGCGATGGCGGTGGCGCCGAGGGTGGGGCCAGTGACACTGGCACGGGCGAGCCCGATCGGCCCGATCCCGCGATCGGCGATCTCCACACCGCGATCGGCGTGCGACGCCTGTCGAAGTTCGAGTACGGCAACACCGTGCGCGACCTGCTCGGCGTCGTCGGAGCCGAGCAGGGCCTCGCCGACGAGCAGAAGGTCGAGTACCTGTCGAACAATGCCCACGCCAAGCAGCTCGGGCTGGCGGAGCTCGAGACCTTCTCGCGCGCCGCGGAGCAGGCTGCCGCAGCTGCGGTTCCGATGATGTCGCTCGCGCCGGGCTGTACGCCCGCGACGGCCGACGCCGCCTGCGTCGATGCTTGGCTGCCGAGCTTCTTGCGCCGTAGCTTTCGTCGCCCCGTCACCGCCGACGAGATCGCGCGGTATGGCGGACTCTTCGACGCGCGCGTCGCCGCCGGCGATGCGCCCGCGGATGCGGTCGCGCTCGTCCTCGAGGCCGTGTTGATGTCGCCGCACTTTCTCTACCGCCCCGAGCTCGGCACCGCCGGCCCCGGGCAGGAGGGCCCGCTGGCGCCCTACGAGGTCGCAAGCCGCCTGAGCTACCTGCTGTGGGGGACGATGCCCGACGACGCGCTGCTCGACGCCGCCGACGCTGACACCCTCGCCGACGCCGAACAGATCGCACAGCAGGCCGAGCGCATGCTCGTGGATCCCCGCGCCCAGGACGGTGTGGTGCGCTTCGTGTCCGAGTGGCTCGGCACCGACGGCGCGCAGGTGGTCAAGAAGGCCGCCGAGGTCACCGCGGGGCTGCCGGCCACGCTGCAGCAGGACCTCGAGCAGGAGACCCGCCGCTTCGTCTACGACGCGATGCTCGGCAAGTCACCGTCGCTGACGACCCTGCTGACCTCGAGCTCGAGCTTCGCCAACGAGACCGTCGCGTCGATCTATGGCGTCGAGGGCGTCAGTGGGCCGGAGTTCCGCGCGGTCGAGCTGGACCCCGACACCCGGCGCGGCATCCTCACGCAGCCGCTGCTGCTGGCCGCGCACACCAAGGAGTCGGGCTTCTCGGTGGTGCAGATGGGCCGCTTCGTCCGCGAGCGACTGCTGTGTCAGGAGGTACCGCCGCCCCCGCCCAACGTCGACACCACGCTCGACGACACGCCCGAGAGCGCGGGCCTGACCTACCGCGAGCACCTCACGCAGCTCACCGGCGAGGGCTCGTGCAACGCCTGTCACAAGCTGCTCAACGCGCCGGGCTTCGCATACATGGGCTTCGACGCGATCGGTCGCGTGATGACCGAGGATCTGCTCGGTCGACCGCTCGATACCCACGGCACCCTGACGGCGCTCGACGGCGTCGATGTCGAGTTCGACGACCTCGCGGGGATGGTCGACGCCATCGCCGACTCGCAGGCGGTGCGGGGCTGCTTCGCGCGGCGTTACCTCGAGTACGCCTTTGGACGCACGCTCGCGCCCGAGGACGTCGCGCTCTACCACCGACTCGCCGCCGGCCTCGAGGCCGGCGACGGCGAGTTCCCCGCCTTCGTCGCAGCGCTGGTGCTGTCCGACGAGTTCGCGCGCACGGGCCCGTTCGCCGAGTAG